A genomic stretch from Candidatus Vicinibacter proximus includes:
- a CDS encoding peptidylprolyl isomerase produces the protein MKLKTIVLNAFFILLTQFIDAQTSDPVLFTVNGNPVKVSEFEYIYNKNNGKDANFTKASLDEYLNLYTRFKLKVQAARDMKLDTIPALIKELEGYRQQLTTNYLNDKEVTDKLAKEVFERQTRDISVSHILFSLSPNALPEDTLKSYNLAMEAYRAIQKNNDFDAAAKKYSNDISTAQKSGFLGWFTAMLPDGFYQFENTIYHLKKGEISYPLRTRLGYHILKVNDIRPARRKIEAAHILFRKGVKGKPDILAQAKVDSIYKLIKGGASFEDQARLVSEDKTTAMIGGNVGFFGINQYESNFEDAAFSLEKDGDIAKPVETSIGWHIIKRLRKEEELPYERAKKKIQSEITRDSRFKEAQGSLIEKIKIEAKFKENSAALDRFAAKMDTNFFTYKWKAPEFLENEELGSLGDIKLKSQDFAEFVKSNTRQRIQGSEDQKVRATIQTMFNDYVAQKCLQYEETRLEDKYPEFKALMREYREGILLFEATKNVVWDRASEDTTGLRMFYEKNKARYKWDERALIYYVSIDTSDMKLANKIYKFMAKKSISKGIDKFDKKKDFIAFQKNTTEKKNTESYEGLQFNTGFITPLTKNENGKGYVFRKVEQILPIDYKSLDEARGFIIADYQDHLEALWIDELKQKYKVDIHQDVLNSLVKK, from the coding sequence ATGAAACTGAAAACTATTGTTTTAAATGCCTTTTTCATTTTACTCACTCAATTTATTGATGCTCAAACCAGTGATCCTGTATTATTTACTGTGAATGGCAATCCAGTTAAAGTATCAGAATTTGAATATATTTATAATAAAAACAATGGCAAAGATGCCAACTTTACGAAAGCATCTCTAGATGAATACCTGAATCTATACACCAGGTTTAAATTAAAAGTTCAGGCAGCGCGCGACATGAAACTGGATACCATTCCTGCACTGATAAAAGAATTGGAAGGTTACAGACAACAGCTGACTACCAATTATTTAAATGATAAAGAGGTTACAGATAAGTTGGCTAAAGAAGTTTTCGAACGCCAAACCAGAGATATTTCTGTAAGTCACATACTCTTTAGCCTTAGCCCTAATGCTTTACCGGAAGACACTTTAAAATCGTATAATTTGGCCATGGAAGCTTATCGTGCTATTCAAAAAAATAACGATTTTGATGCTGCGGCTAAAAAATATTCCAACGACATCAGCACTGCTCAAAAATCAGGTTTCCTCGGTTGGTTTACGGCCATGCTGCCGGACGGATTCTATCAATTCGAAAATACCATTTACCATCTTAAAAAAGGAGAAATTTCTTATCCGCTTAGAACCAGACTTGGTTACCATATTTTAAAAGTAAATGACATCAGACCTGCCAGGCGAAAAATTGAGGCTGCACATATTCTATTTAGAAAAGGTGTTAAAGGAAAACCTGATATTTTGGCGCAGGCAAAAGTAGACAGCATTTATAAATTGATTAAAGGAGGAGCAAGTTTCGAAGATCAGGCTAGATTGGTAAGTGAAGATAAAACCACTGCCATGATTGGAGGAAATGTTGGTTTCTTTGGAATCAATCAGTATGAGTCCAATTTTGAAGATGCAGCTTTCTCTTTGGAAAAAGATGGCGACATCGCTAAGCCCGTTGAGACCAGCATCGGATGGCATATCATCAAAAGGCTTCGAAAGGAAGAAGAACTTCCATACGAAAGAGCCAAGAAAAAAATTCAATCTGAAATCACTAGAGACAGCCGTTTCAAGGAAGCACAAGGTAGCCTGATTGAAAAAATTAAAATAGAAGCAAAGTTTAAAGAAAATTCAGCTGCTCTGGACCGTTTTGCTGCCAAAATGGATACAAACTTTTTCACTTATAAATGGAAGGCTCCTGAATTTCTAGAAAATGAAGAATTGGGTAGCCTTGGAGACATTAAACTTAAAAGCCAGGATTTTGCCGAGTTTGTGAAATCAAACACCAGACAAAGAATTCAGGGTTCTGAAGATCAAAAAGTAAGGGCGACCATCCAGACTATGTTCAATGATTATGTTGCGCAAAAATGTCTTCAATATGAAGAGACAAGACTTGAAGATAAATATCCTGAATTCAAAGCATTGATGAGGGAATACCGCGAAGGAATTCTATTGTTTGAGGCCACAAAAAATGTGGTTTGGGACAGAGCCTCTGAGGATACCACCGGATTGAGAATGTTCTATGAAAAAAATAAAGCCAGATACAAGTGGGATGAAAGAGCTTTAATATATTATGTTTCCATCGACACATCCGACATGAAGCTTGCCAATAAAATATATAAGTTTATGGCGAAGAAAAGTATTTCCAAAGGAATAGATAAATTTGATAAGAAAAAAGATTTTATTGCCTTCCAAAAAAATACTACCGAGAAGAAAAATACAGAATCTTATGAAGGATTACAGTTTAATACTGGATTCATCACTCCGTTGACAAAAAATGAAAATGGAAAAGGATATGTATTTAGAAAAGTGGAACAGATTCTGCCGATTGACTATAAATCACTTGATGAAGCAAGAGGTTTTATCATTGCTGATTATCAGGATCACCTTGAAGCCTTGTGGATTGATGAGCTAAAGCAAAAATATAAAGTGGATATCCATCAGGATGTCTTAAATAGCCTAGTTAAAAAGTAA
- a CDS encoding peptidylprolyl isomerase, translating into MKIIIYLIIVFLNIFSITLNAQNNLYVDRIIAKIGGEIILYSDLQDQKAYVKERQGAALNESDDCAILENLFLQKFMIHQAKLDSIEVRDEEVEQQLDARIDQILQYMNNDTKKFEEYYGQTIAQVRNRFREDLKNQLLTERLQNKVIGNVSVTPQETDVFFRRIPKDSLPYFSSEVEISEILHKPKPNSEAIKNAKEKLNKLLIRIKNGESFEKLAQTYSDDQGSAKAGGSLGWMKRGNLVPEYEAVAFNLEKDSVSGIVESEFGYHIIQLLGRRGNNINTRHILIKPEITEEDYKKSEKFLDSIRTIILKDSMPFELAVRQFSDKKSETYNNGGQLINPKTGNNYFEVADLEPDVYFAIDALKVGEISKPVGSNDQEGKKYFRIFKLQSRTNPHKASLEADYAKIQTAAKELKKNEHFKKWLDQKIPKIYAEVDPDLKSNCPNLQSWGGAHN; encoded by the coding sequence ATGAAAATTATAATATATCTGATTATCGTCTTTCTGAACATTTTTAGCATAACGCTTAATGCACAGAACAATTTATATGTAGATCGTATCATTGCCAAAATAGGTGGAGAAATTATTCTTTATTCCGATCTCCAGGATCAAAAAGCTTATGTAAAGGAGAGGCAGGGAGCAGCTTTGAACGAAAGCGATGATTGTGCCATATTAGAGAATTTATTTCTTCAAAAATTTATGATTCATCAGGCTAAATTGGATAGTATCGAGGTGAGAGATGAAGAAGTTGAACAACAGTTGGATGCTAGAATTGACCAGATTCTGCAATACATGAACAACGATACTAAAAAGTTTGAAGAATACTACGGCCAAACTATTGCACAGGTACGAAATCGATTCCGAGAAGATCTGAAAAATCAATTGCTTACTGAAAGACTTCAAAATAAAGTGATAGGTAATGTGAGTGTAACTCCACAGGAAACCGATGTGTTCTTTCGCAGGATTCCTAAAGACAGCCTTCCTTACTTCAGCTCTGAAGTAGAGATTTCCGAAATCCTCCACAAACCAAAACCAAATAGTGAAGCCATCAAAAATGCAAAAGAAAAACTAAATAAACTTTTAATCAGGATCAAAAACGGAGAAAGTTTTGAAAAACTTGCACAAACCTATTCCGATGATCAGGGTTCCGCAAAAGCAGGTGGTAGTCTTGGGTGGATGAAAAGAGGAAATCTTGTTCCTGAATATGAAGCCGTCGCATTTAATCTTGAAAAAGATTCCGTTTCAGGCATTGTAGAATCTGAATTTGGATACCACATCATTCAATTGCTCGGAAGAAGAGGAAATAATATCAATACTCGCCACATCCTGATTAAACCTGAAATCACAGAGGAAGATTACAAAAAATCTGAAAAATTTCTGGATAGCATAAGAACTATAATCCTTAAGGACTCCATGCCATTCGAACTTGCGGTTAGACAATTTTCTGATAAAAAATCGGAAACTTACAACAACGGAGGTCAATTGATTAATCCTAAAACCGGAAATAACTATTTCGAAGTTGCTGATCTGGAACCAGATGTTTATTTTGCAATCGATGCACTTAAAGTTGGGGAGATTTCTAAACCTGTTGGCTCAAATGACCAGGAAGGAAAAAAGTATTTCAGGATCTTTAAATTACAATCCCGGACCAATCCCCACAAAGCAAGCCTGGAAGCCGATTATGCTAAAATCCAAACTGCTGCAAAAGAATTGAAAAAGAATGAACACTTTAAGAAATGGTTGGACCAAAAGATTCCAAAAATATATGCTGAAGTGGATCCGGACCTAAAATCTAATTGTCCTAATTTACAATCTTGGGGAGGTGCCCATAACTAG